In Chryseobacterium sp. C-71, the genomic window ACGTCTTTCAGTTTTTGTTCAATCATTAATGATGATAAAGCGAATAACCCTAATAAAGCGACCATCAAAACCATGGCGTTAAGAATTGTGAAAAGCGTCTGCTGTTTCTGGTAAGTTTCAAAGGTTTTTGCAAACTGTTTGTCAATAAAATAATAATCGAAAGGATAACCTCTTTCCACATTATTCTGCCAATAAGCTTTGATTCTTTTCACAGTTCCGTCGATGTCATCCGATTTTATTTTTAACTGAATATTATAGATCTGGAATCTCTTCCAATCTGTTTCCCGGTAATGGAAGAAGACAATGGGCTCTACTTCTGACTTTAAACTTTTGACATTAAAATCTTTTACAATTCCAACAATATGATAAGGTTTATTGTCAAAGCCGGGACGGAATTCGATCTTTAAAGTCTGATCATCATTCCATCCGAATTTTTTAACAAATGCCTCGTTGACCAAAAGATTATTAATCGTATCTGATGCAAGATCGGGATTCAGCCATCGCCCCATCTTCAATGTAACATCCATAAACTGAAGGTAATTATAGTCCATAGAACCGAGCTGGGCGAGTATACTTTTATCCATATAATCCATAGTTGCATTGCTGTACCTAAAGGTTCCGGGAGCGGCTTCGCCAAAAGAAACATCGGCAACACCATTTATTTTCCTTATTTCATTTTTCACCCGCTCGTATTTCAGCCAGGGTTTCGGATCATTTTCACTGAAGTTGATCAGCATAATCTGTTTGCCATTGTAACCAAGATCTTTGTTCATCATATATTTCACCTGTTGATTCACGATCAATCCGCCTATGATGAAGAATGAAGAAATAATGATCTGTAAGGTCAGAATCCCGTTTCTGAGCCAAACGCCGTGTCTGCTTCTGGCGAAATTCCCCTTCAACGTTTCTATCGCTTTGAAATTTGAGAGGTACATTGCTGGGATTAATCCTGAAATCAATGTAACCAGCAATACCATTACAAATGAGTAAAAGAAAATATGCCAGTCGTTCATCTTCATTTCTTTGTCATAGAACTTGTTAAAGCTTGGCAGAAGTAGCTCTGTCAGAGCCAACGAAAGCAGGTAAGAAGTAATACAGATGATAAAAGTTTCCAGCAAAAACTGGAGAACAAGACTAGATCTTGAGCTGCCAATCGCTTTTCTCACACCAATTTCTTTTGCACGTTGAGAAGCCTGAGCCGTTTTCAGATTAATGAAATTGATCGCTGATAAAATAACAATCAGCGCAGAAAGTGTAAACAGAATCATCATTGTTTTGAAATCTCCTGCACCATACCAGTAAGCTTTTGCGTGAAGTTTCATTTCATCCAATGGGGTCAGCAGACTATCCGTAGGGCCGTATAATTCTAAATATTTTTCAGGCGTTATCCCAAGTTCTCCGGAACTCACTTTGGCTCTGTATTTATAAACTTCTTCAACTATTTTTTCCTGAACAGCCTTGATCTCTGCATTTTTACTTAACATAAGCATGGATCCGTAATTGAAATTTGACCATCCTTCTTTATCATTTTTCATCTGTTCAAAAGGCAGAATGACAAACTCCGGTTTTACAACGCTGTTTTCTTCCGGCAATTCATAGACTGCCGTTACGACGTAATTTTTGTTATCAAATTTGATACTTTCTCCGGCAGCATTCGTCTCACCAAAAAGGTTTTTGGCGGTAGTTGTGGAGATAGCGATTGAGGTTTCACCTTTAAGCGCATTTTTGTAACTTCCTGAAATCAATTTAAACGGGAAAAAATTGAAAAAGTTTTCAGAAACCAACATTCCATCTTTCTGATAGGCTGTTTTATTTTTCGTGCTCATCTTATAACCTACTCCGGCTGCGTGAAACAAGACATAATCCTTAACTTCGGGAATGACTTTTACAGCACGGTCCACCATTGGAATAGAAATTCCGGTTCCGTAATTATTATCCTTTTTGTAATAGCTTTGTAATCCATAGATCTGATCTTTCTTCGGATTCCATTTTTCGAAAGATTCTTCGTCATTCCAATGCATCAGGATAAGCATAAACCCTGTCAAACCGATCGTCAATCCAAACAAATTGATAATGGTAGAAAGCCAGTTTTTTTTATAATTGATGAAGGCGATTTTGAGCCAGTTTTTCAGCATAGTTGATGGTTTTTGGTTGTCAGTTGATAGTTTTTGAGAATAATCTCCATCAACTATCAACCGACAACTATTAACAAATTTCACTCGTATTTCAGGTATTTTACAAGATTCACTTTTGTTGCTTTATAAGCTTTGATGCTTACCACTGCAAAAGTCAATAAGAGCAAAACGACAAGGCTCAGAACAAATGGTAAAACAGGCATATCAATCCGGTAAGCGAAATCCTTCAGCCATTCGTTCATCAAGTAATAACTTATCGGAATGCTTATAATGACGGCGATTAACGTGATCCAGAGAAATTGTTTGGTTAATCCTAAAATTAACAATCTATCGGATGCACCAAGCGTTTTTCTGATGGCAACATCTTTCAGTTTCTGCTCAATCATTAAAGATGATAAAGCGAATAAACCTAATAATGCCACCATCAAAACCATTGCGTTCAGAATTGTAAATAATGTTTGCTGTTTCTGATATTTCTCGAATGTTTTGGCAAATTTCTGATCAAGGAAATAATAATCGAAAGGATAACCTTGCTCCACATTATTCTGCCAATAAGTTTTCAGTCTTTTTACAGTTCCATCTATATCATTCTGGTCGATTTTCAATTGGATATTGTAAACATCGAATCGTTTCCAATCGGTTTCTCTGTAATGAAAAAATACGATGGGTTCTATGGTGGTTTTTAGATTTCTGATATTAAAATCTTTTACAATTCCTACAATATGATAATCCTTTTGATAATCAAAACCTGGATGAAATGAATTATTCAAGGCTTCTTCATCAGTCCAGCCAAATTTTCTTACAAAAGCTTCATTAACCAAAACATTACTCATAGTGTCGGAAGCTAATTTTGAATCCAACCAGCGGCCTTTTTTTAATTTTACATTAATGAATTTCAGATAATTATAATCCATAGATCCGTGCTGGGCTTGTATGCTTTTATCCATATAATCCATATTGGAATCGCTTGATCTGCCATTTCCAGGCACAGCTTCTCCGTAGGATATATCGGTTACGCCTTGAATCTTCCTCATTTCATTCTTAAGCCATTCATATTTCAGCCAGGGTTTAGGATTTTCTTCGCTGAAGTTGATCATCATAATTTGTTTTCCACTGTAGCCAAGATCTTTGTTCATCATATATTTGACTTGCTGATTCACAATCAATCCGCCAATGATAAAGAATGAAGAGATAATTAATTGTAGAGTCAAAATCCCGTTTCTGAGCCACACGCCGTGTTTGCTTCTTGCGAAATTTCCTTTCAGCGTTTCTATTGCTTTGAAATTGGAAAGGTAAGTTGCGGGAATCAATCCGGAAATTAACGTTACCATCAAAACCATTGAAAATGAGTAAAAGTAAATATGCCAATCGTTCATTACCATTTCCTTGTCGTAGAACTTATTGAAGCTTGGCAAAAGCAGTTCTGTTAAAGCCAAAGCCAATAGATAAGAAGCCATACAGATTAGAAATGTTTCCATCAAAAACTGAAGAACCAGATTGGTTTTTGTACTTCCAATGGCTTTTCTCACGCCAATTTCCTTCGCTCTTTGAGAAGCTTGCGCCGTTTTCAGATTAATAAAATTAATGGCAGATAAAATGACAATCAGGACAGAAAGCGTAAACAAAATCATCAAAGTTTTGAAATCTACCGGACCAAACCATGACACTTTTGCGTGAAGTTTTATCTCATCCAGCGGTGTGAGAAGACTATCCGTCGGGCCGTACAAATCGAGATATTGTTGCGGCGTCATTCCTGAAGAGTCTTTGTCTAAACTTGCACGATATAGGAAAATATCTTTTATAAATTTTTGTCTTATCTGCTCGAGATCTGCATCTTTTTTAAGCATAAAAAAACACCCATAGCCGAAGTTTCCCCATTGGTTTTCATCGTTTTTCATTGGTTCTACTGGCTTTAGAAGAAACTCTGGTTTTATCTGGCTATTTTCTTTTGGTAATTCATAAACTGCTGTTACAACAAAATTTTTATTATTGAACTTGAGACTTTCGCCAGCAACATTAGTTTTACCAAATAGATTTTTGGCGGCAGTTGTCGAGAGTGCAATATCGCCACCACCTTTCAAAGCATTTTTGTAACTCCCGTCAACCAGTTTGAATGGGAAAAATTCAAAAAAATTATCTGACACATTCATTCCACCCTCTTGGTAGAATGTTTTGGACTTAGTGGTTATTTTAAAGCCCAATTCTGAACTTTTGAACAAGACGTAATCCGTGATACCAGGAATAACTTCTTTTGCACGTTTTGCTATCGGAATAGAAACATTGTTGCCATAAGAGTTTTCTTTTTTGTTGTAGGTTTGGAAAGCGTAAATCTGGTCTTTTTTCGGATTCCATTTTTCGAAGGATTCTTCGTCATTCCAGTGCATTAGAATAAGCATAAAGCCTGTCAACCCAATCGTCAATCCAAATAAATTGATGAGAGTGGAAAGCCAATTCTTTTTATAATTAATAAAGGCAATTTTTAGCCAATTGTTTAACATAAGTGATAATTTATGATTGATAAACGATTTTATAAACCTCAGATAAACAGAATGATTCCAAATCTCTGAGATCAGTTATAAAATGGATGAATGAATGTTTTTCTTATTCGTTTTCCATAGGTTTCACCTACGGCTACTCACATTGAACCCTTCGGGTTCGTTTTATAATTTCAATTGATCAGCTTACTCGAAAATCTTTGCATCTGCTTTTTCAAAAACATCTTTTCTTTGGGAAGAATGCTCTTCTGAGAAAATTTCGCCGTCTTTCATATTTACAATTTTGGAAGCATAGCCTGCATCGTAAGAAGAGTGTGTTACCATCGCAATGGTAGAACCCTCTCGGTGAAGTTCTGCGAGAAGATTCATCACTTCGTTTCCGTTGGAGCTGTCTAGATTTCCGGTGGGCTCATCGGCAAGAATCAGTTTAGGTTTTGTAACCAA contains:
- a CDS encoding ABC transporter permease, which produces MLKNWLKIAFINYKKNWLSTIINLFGLTIGLTGFMLILMHWNDEESFEKWNPKKDQIYGLQSYYKKDNNYGTGISIPMVDRAVKVIPEVKDYVLFHAAGVGYKMSTKNKTAYQKDGMLVSENFFNFFPFKLISGSYKNALKGETSIAISTTTAKNLFGETNAAGESIKFDNKNYVVTAVYELPEENSVVKPEFVILPFEQMKNDKEGWSNFNYGSMLMLSKNAEIKAVQEKIVEEVYKYRAKVSSGELGITPEKYLELYGPTDSLLTPLDEMKLHAKAYWYGAGDFKTMMILFTLSALIVILSAINFINLKTAQASQRAKEIGVRKAIGSSRSSLVLQFLLETFIICITSYLLSLALTELLLPSFNKFYDKEMKMNDWHIFFYSFVMVLLVTLISGLIPAMYLSNFKAIETLKGNFARSRHGVWLRNGILTLQIIISSFFIIGGLIVNQQVKYMMNKDLGYNGKQIMLINFSENDPKPWLKYERVKNEIRKINGVADVSFGEAAPGTFRYSNATMDYMDKSILAQLGSMDYNYLQFMDVTLKMGRWLNPDLASDTINNLLVNEAFVKKFGWNDDQTLKIEFRPGFDNKPYHIVGIVKDFNVKSLKSEVEPIVFFHYRETDWKRFQIYNIQLKIKSDDIDGTVKRIKAYWQNNVERGYPFDYYFIDKQFAKTFETYQKQQTLFTILNAMVLMVALLGLFALSSLMIEQKLKDVAIRKTLGASNGTLIVGLTKQFLWITLIAVIISIPISYYLMNEWLNDFAYRIDMPVLPFILSMILLLILTFAVVSIKAYQATKVNLVKYLKYE
- a CDS encoding FtsX-like permease family protein, which translates into the protein MLNNWLKIAFINYKKNWLSTLINLFGLTIGLTGFMLILMHWNDEESFEKWNPKKDQIYAFQTYNKKENSYGNNVSIPIAKRAKEVIPGITDYVLFKSSELGFKITTKSKTFYQEGGMNVSDNFFEFFPFKLVDGSYKNALKGGGDIALSTTAAKNLFGKTNVAGESLKFNNKNFVVTAVYELPKENSQIKPEFLLKPVEPMKNDENQWGNFGYGCFFMLKKDADLEQIRQKFIKDIFLYRASLDKDSSGMTPQQYLDLYGPTDSLLTPLDEIKLHAKVSWFGPVDFKTLMILFTLSVLIVILSAINFINLKTAQASQRAKEIGVRKAIGSTKTNLVLQFLMETFLICMASYLLALALTELLLPSFNKFYDKEMVMNDWHIYFYSFSMVLMVTLISGLIPATYLSNFKAIETLKGNFARSKHGVWLRNGILTLQLIISSFFIIGGLIVNQQVKYMMNKDLGYSGKQIMMINFSEENPKPWLKYEWLKNEMRKIQGVTDISYGEAVPGNGRSSDSNMDYMDKSIQAQHGSMDYNYLKFINVKLKKGRWLDSKLASDTMSNVLVNEAFVRKFGWTDEEALNNSFHPGFDYQKDYHIVGIVKDFNIRNLKTTIEPIVFFHYRETDWKRFDVYNIQLKIDQNDIDGTVKRLKTYWQNNVEQGYPFDYYFLDQKFAKTFEKYQKQQTLFTILNAMVLMVALLGLFALSSLMIEQKLKDVAIRKTLGASDRLLILGLTKQFLWITLIAVIISIPISYYLMNEWLKDFAYRIDMPVLPFVLSLVVLLLLTFAVVSIKAYKATKVNLVKYLKYE